ACAATTACTTCTCAAAGAGAATAGAGAGCTGAACCTTCTGAGGGGCACAAGGCAAAGGAATGGGTAGACCCTGGGTTTTCCTGGAGGAGGCATATTTTGCAGATTGCGGTGTGCAGAGAGGAGCGGTATTGAGGATGGGAACTGATCCCAGCTGCTGGACTGGGAGGCAGAAGACCAAAGTTATGTACTATTTATGCTGTCCCATTGCTGTGTGACGTTGGGCAGCTCCTGACCCTCTCTGGGCTctcctttcctcatctgtgggATAGAGCATCTCTCGGGTCCTTGCTGGTTCTCACTATCGAGGGAAGCCAAAATCTCTGGTACCAAACTTCTCATCAACTAGAAAAAAGCTAGGCTGTGACTATTCAGCTCATGGGGTTCTTGCTGGGATTAAATGAGGCCACAAAGAAAAATACCGGGCAGCCTGAACACAGCACAGCCCCAGAGCTGGGACTGGGCCACCTGGAGCCCTGGGCATGGCTCAGGAGTTCATTTCTGCCTTGGTCccatcttagtttttttttttctgggcggtggggtggggggttggtttttttggccgtgctgcgcagcttgtgggatcttaggtccctgaccagagattccactggactgccagggaattccccaccacCCCATCTTAGGTTTCACCTGTCACACGTTGGGCTCTGCAGATGTTGAGATGGGGTTCGAACTGCAAAAGCAGCAGAGGAGGGAACAGGTGAGGGCAGGGGAGCCATCAGACCGGGGTGCAGGCTTGCCTGCCACCGTCTCTGCTAGCCGAGGGGGAGATGGGCAGGCCCTGGTCCCACTGTCCTGCTCTGTCATTAGCTACCTGAGGGTGCAGTACggatgtgtgtgcatgtctgcTTGCAcgtacccgtgtgtgtgtgtacatgcacacgTGCAGTACTCGGTGTCCCTCTGGCACTCAGATGGGGGTTGCCAACGCTGGGCACCTCTGACAGGTGACAGCCACCTGGATTCGGCCCAATCCCTGGGAAGCAGACTGGCAAAGGGAAGCACAGCCCGCAGCTCAGAGAGGATCCTGGCTCTGGAGTCAGGGCAGGAGCAGGGGATGCTGGGCCATCACAGAAGAGCAGTGACAGCAGCGCTACCAGATGTCGGGAGCCCAGGCTCGGCTCCTTACCCGGACGGTTTAATACGCGCTGGAACCCCCGAGGTAGGCGGTGTCAttccccccattttatagacagaaTAGTCTCTGAGTGTTAGCCCCTGTTGGGTAGAAGAGTGAGGACAGAGTTGGATTCGTTCTTCCCTGAATCTGCTTGGACATggcggggggtgggatggggaggggttcCCTCCTCAGACCGTCCCCTTGAGCAACCTCTCCTCGGAGGCAGGCATCGTCCTGCCCAGGGGGCTCCAGTCCAGCGTCCTCAGAGCCACACTGACTGCAAGTTCCTGGGAGagcagagctcccttgccccccCAGTCTAGGCGGTGAGGGGGACCGAGAGGCCTCGGTTCTGTTCAGCCCTCCCCCTTGGGCCTGGCAGAGGGGTATAGCCCACCCTTGGCGGGCCCAGTGACGCAGGTCAGCAGTGGGGAGGCTGCCCTGGCTGGAGGTGAGCCAGAGCCTGCGGAGGCCCCTCTGTCCAGGCCAGATGGTCGCTGGCTCCAGCAGAAGGGGCTGCCAACCCCTCCGGTCAGTGTCCTGGCCGGGTTCCTTGCTCTGCCCTTGTCCAGACCCGGCCTTCAGATGCTGTTTGCCGAGGGGGCTGCGCTTCATCCCCGGTGAGTGGGACTTCCTTTGAGATGCCCTTTACCtgacccccttcctccccaccccgagGGCCCAGCCAGAACCCTCAGAGTCTCATCTCCACACTGACCAAGGCCCTGCAGTACCCCAGGGAGGCGGCCTGAGGTGTTCCCTCGGTGTTCAGGCTGGAGCaactcattcatgcattcattcattacaACCAGCTTCAAGAATTAAGTGAGGTGGGTTGAGACCAGACCTACCCTTGGCTCACACTCTTGTGGCTGCAGCAGGGGATGGTCTGGAAGGCTGTGATGGGTGAGGATTCCCGGGAGGGCTGCCTCTCTTGCCCAGGTTCACTTCATTGTCTGGGTCAGAACTGCAGGCGGGGGCCAGGCTTTGCCCagaattcattgattcattcattccatgattcattaattcattcattcctccaaCAAATATAACTCAAGCACCTGCTACATACCAGGCCCTGTTCTACACAGATGAACAAGACAGAGGGTTCCCTGCCCTCACCAAGCTGACGTGACTGGGGGAGACGAGAAAACTAATGAACCGGGTATAGGGTGATGTGATTGAGGCCAGGGGCTGCTTTAGGAAGGGTCATCAAGATAGGCTTCCATGAGGAGGGGGCATTTGAGCTGGGGCTGGACGGACAAGAAACTGGCCAGACCCGATTCTGGGGGTAGGAGGAGTGGAAAGTTGCAGGTAGAGGACTCAGCATGTGGGAAggtcctggggggcagggggaagatGTGTGTGATGGGGGCTGGTGTGTGCTCGCTGGTGGTGGTAAGAGCAGGAATGCTGGgtgtggaggggaggaggggaggaagttgGGGCCAGAACCCAAAGGCTTGTAGGAGTTGGATTTGATTCTTTCAGCTCCTTTCACAAGGGGGAGTAATATACACAGAGCTAACATTCATATCGATCTCCCTACAGGCATTGCGTCAGTCCTCGTATATAAGCCAATGCGGTCAAACCTCCCCCAAACCCCCACAGTAGGTCCTATTAttatcccattctacagatgagaaaaccgaggcactAAGAGGTTAAATCACTTGCTCAATGACACAAGACAGGTCAGTGATGGAGCTGGAATTTCCAGTAGGCTGCTGGTTCCAGAACTCTAACCACGGTACCGCACTGCCCCTCCCACATAGCCTCCTCCGGAAGCCTTCCCTCACCCCAGAGTTTGTTTGCTCTGCTTAAGCAACATATAAACACACCATAAAACTAAAGAAACTGTGGGGTCCTCAAGAGGTCATTTTGTCCATGCCCCTGCCTCCAGGCGGACATGGTATAAGTCCCATTTTGAAGATGAGACTCCTGAACCTCAAAGGGGTTAAAAGATTGGTCCATCATCCAGGGTCAGGGAAGGAAGCACGGGAACTAGAGCCGTGGTCTCCTAAATTCTTCCACTCCGGTTCCAACCTCTCCATACCCGTTTTGAGATGAATCTCAAGTTGTTTCTTGTCTGTTCACcatcccccacccttcccccagctGGACAGCAGTCTCCCTCTGTGCCCACCACAAGGTGGTGTACACAGTAGGCGCATACTTGATGTCTGTGGCTGCAGCAGGTGGATGAGAGCAGGCACATGCTGGGCGTGGTGTTGCTGTCCAGGATGCCTAGAGCAGGGAAGCTCAGCAGGAAGGGTGGTAGTGAGCTGACACTTGAAGGCTGCTTAGAAATGCTCCAGTGAGTGAGGGAGCTGGGCTGTGGTGTATCTGTCTGGGATGGGAAGGGTATCTCAGCCAGAGAGAAAAGCATGtgcaaagagagagggagagaacgtGGTGTGATCAAGGAAGAGTCATGGTTCAATTGGACCTGAGCATGAGAAAAAGATGGGCAGTGAGGCCGGGGTTGGGCTGCAGGGAGAGATGGGGCCTGTCCTAAGGACCCTCCAGTCTCTGCATGGACTTATTCCGTGGTTGCTGCTTTCTTACAGTCCTAACAAACAAAGAGGCTCCATTGGGTAGATATGGAATATCTTTAATGCCCCTATTTCTTTTTGCCACATGTGGCTTTGCTCTGCAATAGTCTAGAGGCACAAGTCCCAGGGCCCCGGGTTCACAAGGGAGCCTGGGTCGACATGCTCTTCTTTACCTTCAGGCCCTTCTTCTTGTGGAGCCCCGTCCAGGGCAGGCCAGCAtcgtgggcctgggcctgggcgtGGGTGTGGCCCAGCTCCGAGGGCGGCGGCATGAGTGGCATCAGTGGTGTCAGCATGGCCAGTGGCATCAGTGGCATCAGCTCCTCTGAGGCCCCAGGGGGGGTACAGGGCAGCTCATCAGGCTCCAGGGTGGCATCACTCCAGCCCTCAGAGCTGTCACTGTGGCCTTCAGGACTGGTGGCTTCCTCCTCACATATGGTGACAATCTCAGCCGTGTCCTTCCCGAGGTCGCTGTCTAAGTTCCCTGCCAGGTGCTCAGTGGCCCCCTCAAGCTCGCTGGCTCTGTGGACGTCTGCTGCGTGCTCCTGCTTCTGGTCAAAGCCAACTGAAGGTGCCCCGCAGAGCCCTGGCACCGGCCGGGCGGGGGTCTTGGCTCTGCCCTGGCCAGTCCAGAAGAGGGTGAGCTCTTGGCGGCAGGCAGCCACGGCCAGGCTGGTGAGCAGGGTGCTGGACACCAGGTAGAGCAGGGCGGGCTGGCCCATCTGCATGAGCGCCATGGCAACAAAGGTGACCAGCAGGCCCACAGCGTAGGCCACGGTGCAGGCCACGAAGTAGACCTGCCGCGAGCGGATATGCACGTCAAAGCGGTGACAGTAGGCCACCAAGAAGCCGGGGACCACGATGTCACCGAAGCCAAGGATGGAGAAGGGCTGGTCACACAGGGTCAAGGCCGAGAAGCTCAGCCGGGGCACCTTGAGCACCATGGGCAGCCTCTCGTGGCTCAAGGAGTCTGCCGGGCCCGAGGCTACCTCCACCATGATGCTCTCGCCGGTCCTGGTGAGCAGGGGTGTGACGAAGACATAGAAGACATCAAAGGCCATCAGGGCCAGCAGGAAGGAGGCACAGCTCTTGAGGGTGGGCAGGCGCACACGCCGCAGGACGAAAAGGCAGTAGGCCACACCCAGCATGTCCTGCAGGAGCCACGCCCAGCGGTCCTCGTTGCGGTAGGCGACCCAGAGGACCGTCACCACCATGCACAGGCCGGCCAGCAGCAGCAGGGGCAGCTGCAGACAGGCCCGGCGGCGGGGCAGGAGCCACCGGTATTGCTGCAGGGGCAGGTGGTGCACCACGGGCACCAGGCAGCTGTAGAGGCCGGTGCTGGCGCCCAGGCCGAAGATGGCGATCATGACATAGACAAAGCAGTCGTAGAAGAAGTAGAGCAGCAGCATGATGGAGGAGGACATGGTGACCACTGCACCCGTCATGGCCGGCGTGAAGTCCACTGTTGCGTCTTCTTCCTCGTGCCCCTGCTGGGCTGCCACTGCTTCCTGCTGATTGTGACCGCcaggcccccctcccccttgggccAGGCACCGCTGCACCCGGTCAGCCTCAGTCACTCCGGCCCAGTAGCCGCCCACGGCCACGGTGCCTACAGCCAGGATGAAGATGACCACCACGTTGCAGTCAAGGATGGGCTCTGGGGGTGCATACAAGGCCACGCGGACCCCGGCGCCACCGTGGGTGTAGCTGAGGATGTCGAGCATGTCGGTGTAGCGGAGCATGGCCACGGGGATGGTGAGGTGTGGCAGGGGCTTGTGGCGGTCCTGGGTCGCCGGGGTGGTGTCTGAGCACTGCTGGCCGCTGACCTGGCTCACGATGAGCAGCCCGTGGGCTCCTCGGGCCTGAGCCAGCCAGCCTTTGGCGTAGAAGCTGCAGTTATCCCTCACGACCATGGCGGTGGTCTGGCGGAGGGGCTGCTGGCTGGGGGAGCCGGGGCGGGCCTGGTGGGAGGAGTCCTCGCCTGGGCACCAGGGTGCCTGGGTGCCGTCGtgcaggggcaggaggggggcGTGGTGCAGGTCCCGGGGCAGGGTGACGTAGTCGGAGCGGAACAGGACGCAGTAGTCCTTGCTCCAGTTGTCTGACACCACATGGACCACAGCGTACTCCCCCCGGGCCATGGTGCTgacaaagaggaggaggaggaggaggaggaggaagcccaGGCACGCCATCCTCCTCAGGCACCTGCTGCTGCGTCCCAGTGTGGCAGCTGCCCACAGCCCACTGCCCCCTCTCGGGGCTGGGTGTGGCCCTCTGTCACAGAGCAGCAGCTTTGTCTTCTGTCCAGGAAACCAGGGCCACACCTACCTAGTCACAAAGCTGTGCAGCCTCTAGGGATCCTGTCCCCCAACCCTGCCTCTGGGTGGAGAGGTCATCTGGGTCCCCATACTCTGCCTAGCTCCCGGTGGAGCTGGACCAGCTAATTTGAAACAAGAGGTGAGAGGATGGGGTTGAGGGTCCCAGACAGGATTCTGGACCCACCTTGCCCCTTACACACTGGGTAACCCGGGCAGAGgcctctcctctctgtgcctgtttcttcaACTGCAGAGAAATGAGGACATTAGACCAGAGAGTTTCCAAGGCCCCTGGGAGCCCTGACCTCAGTGATATTGTGCACTTTTATTGAACTCTTACTAAGTGCCAGGTTCTTTACCTGTACTCACGGCACCCTGCAAGGAGGTATTACTATACCCATCCAGCACGAGGCTGCGAGCTGTCTTTTAAATCATGCCCCTTTGGGCAGGCACGTGACTAGAATTTTATTCCCAGACTCCCCTGGATTTAGGAATGGCCACGTGGCCATTTCTCACCAATGGAATTGAGCAGAAATGATGTGAGTCCCTCAGGGACCCAGACAGAGACTGTGGGGCTCCTCGTccgtccctttccttttctcacaaATCAGTCATGGACAGGCCATTGGCTATGGAGAGGAGGGCGTTGTCCTAAGGGACGGGGAGAAAGGGAGTGAAAGGAACCAGGTCCCTGGATGTCTGCATGGAGCATGGGAGGCTCACCGTGGGCTGTTAGATACATTATCTTCCTTAAGCCACTGGCTTATTATGAgtctctttgttacagcagcttaaACTTACCTGAATACCCCCACTTCATGGATGTgtaaaccgaggctcagagaagcccaCCCCATGGGCCCCAGCCCCGGTTCCCAGATCCAGCTCTCACACTGGACATGACCCTTAGGTCTTGCCCTGTCCAGGGAACTGCCTGGGGCCTGCCCGTCTCCCTGGCGGCTTGACTGCAGCTCTGATCTCTGGCCCAAGGCCTCACCCGCTGCCCGTGCTTGTCCTTCAGGCCCTACCTCCAAGGACAGCTCCACCACATCCGGGAGACTCTAGGCCCTGTTCTttttttggtcttcgttgctgtgcgtgggctttcgctagttgcggcgagcaggggctactctttgttgtggtgagcgggcttctcattgcagtggcttctcttgttgcggagtacgggctctaggagcgtgggcttcagtaattgcagcacgcgggcttcagtagttgcagcgcacgggcttagttgctccgcggcatgtgggatcttcccagaccagggctcgaacccgtgtcccctgcattggcaggcggattcttaaccactgtgccaccagagaagtctctgggtcttttaaaaaaccaaagaCTAAGACACCTACTGGGGtagtattataaaaaaataaaataaaacagataataacAGGCTTTGGcacggatgtggagaaattgggatTCTCATATGTTGCTGGCGGGAATACTGTAAATGGTAcaatcactgtggaaaacacttgGCCGTTCTTTGATAAGTTAAACagaaagttaccatatgacccagcagttccactcctgggcatatacccaaaagaatggaaaacaggtgttcaaacaaaaacttgtgcttgaatgtttgtagcagcactCTTCACAATAACTTGGAATAGATGAaaagaacccaaatgtccttcagctgacgaatggataaagaaagtgtagTCTACCCGTACAATGGAGTATCATTCTGCCctacaaaggaatgaagttctgatgaacactgaaatgtggatgaaccttgaaaacattaagcaacggaaagaagccagacacaaaaggacaaatatcacACAACTCTACTgttataaaatatccagaataggcaaatcataGAAGCAGAAAGCAGGTTGGTGGTGGctggaggctgggggaaggggggatggggagtgactgctcagTGCGTCCGGGGTTTCAttagggtgatgaaaaagttctggaactggatagaggtgatggttgcacaacattgtgagtgAATTTAATATGTTGAATCGGTTGAAATGGTTAAGTTTTATattgtgtgtattttaccacgattttaaaaagagcaaaacaaGGAGCAACTCTGGTCCCCTCCAGGGGCACTGTGCTCAGGACAGGCCTCATTGTAATTCTTCTGGACCCAATCAGACCAGCATATGCCCCCATTTGGGGTTCAAAAACACAGGCCCCCCAGAGCCTGTTCCTGCCTCTCCCCGACCCCGATCTACCCTTAGGCTCCTGGTGGCCTGGGCTCAACAAATTCTCTGGAGGCTCATTTCCTTTGAGGCTCTTCCTGGGACCCAGCTCACAGAAGGCTTTTGGGTGTCTGTCCAATTGCTGCTTCCCCAGATCCCCCCATCCCATCTCCCAgcaccagcccccagcccccagccatgGAATTGCTCCTCTCTGTGgctgcttggtgccctgcaggaTGCCCTGGTAGGCGCAGTCACACAAGTGGCCGATGCCCACTCCCCAGGCTGTGTTTCTGCTCTAAGACTCTGTATCACCCACTCTCCCCTATGCCCTCCCCAGATTCCACCCCTTTCCTTGAGGGCATCCCCCTGATCTCCAGCTTCTGTTCCTTCCCCACTGGCCCCCTTAGCTATGGCCTGGGCTCTCAGGGTCACTGCCCAGGGCAGGCCAGGGGCAATGTCTCTGCCTTCTGTTTGGGGATGTAGGTGGCACCTGGAACACTTATCTTTATCCACTCAGGGCAGAGAGGGCAGCAGGTCCCAGGCAATGGGTCTCAGCCCAGTGGGGTTGCTCAGGAAGTGTGGGATGGTGCCCAGCTCACCGGGCCCATGCACTGCCCTTGTTTCCTGGCCCAGATCTGTCCTAGTTGCATGTTCTAGAGATGGTACAGACGCTGAGAAGGGACCAGATTACCATCTTCTCCTTCCCCCGAAACCCCCAGTAATGAAAGCAAGAGAAGCAGGAGCACGTTGTTTCTGCCCCCACCTGCCTTGGACCAGTGGGCAATGAGGCTGGGCAGCAGGCATCTGTCCTGGACCCCttggaggggcagagggagtggGTGGCAGCCTTGTGGCCAAAAGTGGTCTCTGGAGTTATTTCCAGATGATGATCTCATTGGTGTTTTCAACACACTGAGAGCTTTGAAAAACATACTTGCTCCAGGCCTCTCTTGACCCAAGCCTGCCCAGCAGGATCTGCAGGGGTAGTGGGGCCGTGGAAGGTAGGAGAGAGGAGGTGACACTCTGAAATGGAGCAGGGACAGGGCTGGGGACGCCGGGAGGCAGGCAGCCTGTGATTGGCCTGGAGGCTGGGCTGGCTGGATAGGGAGTGGGCCCACCTGAGGCCCACGCTTGGCCGGCACAGACTCCTGCGTCCAGCTTCGTCTCTGAACACTGTTCGTCCACAAAATTGGAGAAACTGAAGAATTTCCTTAGGAAGAGGATTGGGGGGAGCGGTGGGTCAGGGAGGAGAATGCTACAGAGAACTCCCGCTGCACAGGGGTTAACACCACGGGGGCCAAGCGAGGCCAGACTGGCTTCACATCCAGCCATGCCGCTGCTGGGCACGTCTCAACCTCTGTGGGCATCACTTTCCCCATAtgttaaatggggataacagCTCCTTCCTCATAGGGTGGTATGAAGAGTAGATGAGATCAGTATGTAAGGGGCTTAGCAAAGGGGCTCCCGGTGAGCGCTCAGTGATAGTATTGCTGAAATGTAGGAAGCACCCCCTCTGTTTGAACCAAGGGTGGGAAGGTCAGTTTGAAGTCAGGGGGCTGGATGAGATGAGCTTGAGAGACCCCTGAGCTGGAGGCCAGTGACACCCTCACATGGGCTGGGCAGGGAGATCCACAGAGGCTTCTGGTGACCTGGGCTGTACTGTTTGCAGTTAAGCATCATTTTAAGGAGTGGAGGGGTGCAGGATGTTGGGAAGGTGGGGAAGGGGTTGCTGGATGTACAGAACCCTCATCGCTCCCACCCAGCTGGGCTCAGCAGCCAGACACTGGCCGGGCCATCTTTGGGCCAGTTCCATCTTTGCCTGGGACACATCCCCGATCTGAAACCCTGAGGCCTCCtcactgtcccctccccccagagctGCTTTATCAGTCCTGGCCTCCCCAAACCCAAGCCCAGTGACTTCAGTCAACTGATGGGGTGAAAAGAGGCCTGGATTTGGAGCCAGAGACCTTTGATCTCAGGGGGGtcacttggcctcagtttcctcggctGTAAAATGGGCTGGTTCTGTTCCCTACTTCTGTGAATGTTATAAAGGATTTTGTGGattgcaaagcaatctacaaatgtACTCAATTAATTATTAGCTGGATTCCAAAACCTCCCTCCTTCCTTGATCTGCACCCTCTGCCCTGACTTCAGGTCCCAGGGTGTCTGTCAGGGTTCCAGTCTGGGTCCCATCAGCAGCAGGGGGACTGAGGAGGCCTTGCGGGGGAAGCCGAGGACCCCAAAGCAGGGGCTATGCCTTCACACTCAGGGAGGGGGGAGCCAGAACTGGAAAACCCAAACCCCACAGGGTGGTTTTTCCTGTACTGGTGATCTGTGCCCATGAGGGAGGAACCCAAGGAGAAAAGGGCTCAGGTGGGGGAACTTTTAGGGAACTGCAGCCTCTGAGTGTGGCATGGAGAAAAAT
This is a stretch of genomic DNA from Eschrichtius robustus isolate mEscRob2 chromosome 20, mEscRob2.pri, whole genome shotgun sequence. It encodes these proteins:
- the SPPL2C gene encoding signal peptide peptidase-like 2C, which translates into the protein MACLGFLLLLLLLLFVSTMARGEYAVVHVVSDNWSKDYCVLFRSDYVTLPRDLHHAPLLPLHDGTQAPWCPGEDSSHQARPGSPSQQPLRQTTAMVVRDNCSFYAKGWLAQARGAHGLLIVSQVSGQQCSDTTPATQDRHKPLPHLTIPVAMLRYTDMLDILSYTHGGAGVRVALYAPPEPILDCNVVVIFILAVGTVAVGGYWAGVTEADRVQRCLAQGGGGPGGHNQQEAVAAQQGHEEEDATVDFTPAMTGAVVTMSSSIMLLLYFFYDCFVYVMIAIFGLGASTGLYSCLVPVVHHLPLQQYRWLLPRRRACLQLPLLLLAGLCMVVTVLWVAYRNEDRWAWLLQDMLGVAYCLFVLRRVRLPTLKSCASFLLALMAFDVFYVFVTPLLTRTGESIMVEVASGPADSLSHERLPMVLKVPRLSFSALTLCDQPFSILGFGDIVVPGFLVAYCHRFDVHIRSRQVYFVACTVAYAVGLLVTFVAMALMQMGQPALLYLVSSTLLTSLAVAACRQELTLFWTGQGRAKTPARPVPGLCGAPSVGFDQKQEHAADVHRASELEGATEHLAGNLDSDLGKDTAEIVTICEEEATSPEGHSDSSEGWSDATLEPDELPCTPPGASEELMPLMPLAMLTPLMPLMPPPSELGHTHAQAQAHDAGLPWTGLHKKKGLKVKKSMSTQAPL